GTCACAGTTTAAAATAAATTATCAGTACCGTGACTATCATTTCCAGCCTGGCGAGCTAAAAGTAGCCGAACCGGACAAACCCACTGTTGCTCTGCACCGTATCCACAATGATATCAATATCTTTGCCCTGATTTTGACTCTGCATGTCTCTTACGCCATCACAGCCCGAAAAACAGCCCATATGCTCAAGAATATCTGGGATATAGGCGTTTCATACCAGACCGTTTTGAATTATGTGCAAACCGCAGCTTACCATTGCCATAAGTTCAACCTCAAGCACAAAGGCTCTATTGATGACGTAAATGCCGGAGATGAAACCTATGTCAAAGTCAAAGGCGTCTGGCACTATGTCTGGCTGTTTATCTGCTCGACTTCAAAGAAAATCACCGCTTACCATTTTAGCGATAACCGTGGCGCAAAAGCTGCCATCACCGCAATGCTTGAGGCCGTGAGGACCGCAGACAAAAAACAAGATATCACTTTAGTCACCGACGGTAATCCATCCTACCAGGCAGGTCTGCATTTTATCAACGCAAACAATAAGCAACTCAACTTAAGTCTGAAGACCGTGGTTGGTCTGCAAAACCTGGATAAGGAGTCTGAAGAATACAGACCATACAAACAAATCATCGAACGACTCAACCGTACATTTAAATATCATCTACAGGCCCAAAATGGTTTCGGAAGCATCAATGGAGCTGTGGCCAAATTAGTCCTCTTTGTTACCCATTACAATTTCCTCAGACCACACAAGAGTCTGGGATATGAAACACCCGTGAAGTTACCTGAGCTGTCGGGTTTCGATAGAATTCAG
This region of candidate division KSB1 bacterium genomic DNA includes:
- a CDS encoding DDE-type integrase/transposase/recombinase → MSQFKINYQYRDYHFQPGELKVAEPDKPTVALHRIHNDINIFALILTLHVSYAITARKTAHMLKNIWDIGVSYQTVLNYVQTAAYHCHKFNLKHKGSIDDVNAGDETYVKVKGVWHYVWLFICSTSKKITAYHFSDNRGAKAAITAMLEAVRTADKKQDITLVTDGNPSYQAGLHFINANNKQLNLSLKTVVGLQNLDKESEEYRPYKQIIERLNRTFKYHLQAQNGFGSINGAVAKLVLFVTHYNFLRPHKSLGYETPVKLPELSGFDRIQNKWVKIIALAV